In a single window of the Candidatus Dormiibacterota bacterium genome:
- the amrS gene encoding AmmeMemoRadiSam system radical SAM enzyme: protein MASSTSPLAQTLSEMTREGEIYERLPDGAVRCYACGHRCFIPEGRPGICRVRFNDGGRLQVPWGYVGALQVDPVEKKPFFHVLPGSLALSFGMLGCDYHCGYCQNWITSQAIRDKDAVSRPDRTTPEGLVSLARRSGAAILASTYNEPLITSEWAVAVFKEASKAGLVCAYISNGNGTEQVLDYIRPHVRLYKVDLKSFRDRNYRALGGTLKNVLDTIVMLERKGFWVEIVTLLIPGFNDSDEEITDIARFLRGVSPDMPWHVTAFHKDYKMTDPDNTPVATLLRAAEIGRKEGLRFVYAGNIPGRVGDLENTRCASCRALLVERVGYRIRDYRVTPKGTCPECATAVPGLWLGGAYHPQAVPPGGDAGSADRRTAS, encoded by the coding sequence TCCCCCCTGGCGCAGACACTCTCGGAGATGACGCGTGAGGGGGAGATCTACGAACGGCTGCCCGATGGGGCGGTGCGCTGCTACGCCTGCGGCCATCGCTGCTTCATTCCGGAGGGGCGCCCGGGAATCTGCAGGGTCCGTTTCAACGACGGGGGCCGCCTTCAGGTACCGTGGGGATACGTCGGGGCGCTTCAGGTCGATCCGGTCGAGAAGAAGCCGTTCTTCCACGTCCTGCCCGGATCTCTCGCGCTGTCCTTCGGAATGCTGGGGTGCGACTACCACTGCGGGTACTGTCAGAACTGGATCACGTCGCAGGCGATCCGCGACAAGGATGCCGTCTCGCGGCCCGATCGGACCACCCCCGAGGGTCTGGTTTCCCTGGCCAGGCGGTCCGGGGCGGCGATCCTCGCCTCGACCTACAACGAACCGCTCATCACTTCGGAGTGGGCGGTCGCCGTCTTCAAGGAAGCGTCGAAAGCCGGTCTCGTCTGTGCCTACATCAGCAACGGCAACGGCACGGAGCAGGTCCTCGATTACATCCGTCCGCACGTGCGGCTGTACAAGGTCGACCTGAAGTCGTTCCGCGACCGGAATTACCGAGCCCTCGGCGGCACGCTCAAGAACGTCCTCGACACGATCGTCATGCTCGAGCGCAAGGGGTTCTGGGTCGAGATCGTGACGCTGCTGATCCCGGGCTTCAACGACTCCGACGAAGAGATCACCGACATCGCCCGCTTTCTCAGGGGTGTGTCGCCCGACATGCCGTGGCACGTGACCGCCTTCCACAAGGACTACAAGATGACCGACCCGGACAACACGCCGGTGGCGACACTCCTGCGCGCCGCCGAGATCGGCAGGAAGGAGGGCCTGCGGTTCGTGTACGCGGGGAACATCCCGGGCAGGGTCGGGGACCTCGAGAACACGCGGTGCGCGTCCTGCCGGGCGCTGCTCGTCGAGCGGGTCGGATACCGTATCCGGGATTACCGTGTCACCCCGAAGGGGACCTGCCCGGAGTGCGCCACGGCCGTCCCCGGGCTGTGGCTCGGCGGCGCCTACCACCCCCAGGCGGTGCCGCCCGGCGGGGACGCCGGCTCCGCGGACCGCCGCACGGCATCCTGA